In Petrotoga mexicana DSM 14811, a single window of DNA contains:
- the argJ gene encoding bifunctional glutamate N-acetyltransferase/amino-acid acetyltransferase ArgJ, whose protein sequence is MVLPLGFKVWGIHCGIKKLKKDLGLIYSEKKANASAVFTTNKVKAAPVILSMENIKDNEMQAVIVNSGNANACTGVKGYSDAISMAEKTAEILNLKPEDVFVSSTGVIGVPLPIEKILNGIESFEKNIDLANDDLVSFAQAIMTTDTFPKINSTQVVIGGKKITITGVAKGSGMIHPNMATMLSFILTDANISKSALNKALKQSVNDSFNLITVDGDTSTNDTVLILANKQAKNEEITEDSHEYNLFQKALYEVVENLAKKIVIDGEGATKFFEVQVKNAKTKEDAKLISRSIAKSNLVKTAIHGEDANWGRVLAAAGYSGGNFDPNRVDVWFQSCVGKIQLCQDGHFIEFNEIKAKEILGEKELKIIVDLKDGEESAISWGCDLSYKYVEINGGYRT, encoded by the coding sequence ATTGTTTTACCATTGGGTTTTAAAGTCTGGGGAATTCACTGTGGGATCAAGAAGCTCAAAAAAGATTTAGGACTGATATACTCAGAAAAAAAGGCTAATGCCTCAGCTGTTTTTACCACGAATAAAGTTAAAGCGGCTCCAGTTATTTTGAGTATGGAGAACATTAAGGATAACGAAATGCAAGCTGTTATTGTGAATAGTGGTAACGCAAACGCTTGCACGGGTGTAAAAGGATATTCAGATGCAATAAGCATGGCAGAAAAAACCGCTGAAATCTTAAATTTAAAACCAGAAGATGTATTTGTAAGTTCAACAGGTGTTATAGGTGTTCCATTGCCAATTGAAAAAATTTTAAACGGCATAGAATCATTTGAAAAAAATATTGATTTAGCAAATGATGATCTTGTAAGTTTCGCACAGGCGATAATGACTACAGATACCTTCCCAAAAATTAATTCTACACAAGTTGTGATTGGTGGTAAAAAGATCACAATAACTGGGGTTGCCAAAGGTTCAGGTATGATTCATCCCAATATGGCTACAATGTTGTCTTTCATTTTGACAGATGCAAACATTTCTAAATCAGCCTTGAATAAAGCTTTAAAGCAATCAGTTAATGATTCTTTCAATTTGATAACGGTTGATGGCGACACTAGTACCAACGATACGGTTCTTATTTTGGCTAATAAGCAGGCTAAAAACGAAGAAATTACAGAAGATTCTCACGAATACAATTTATTTCAAAAAGCCCTTTATGAAGTAGTTGAAAATTTAGCAAAAAAAATTGTGATAGACGGGGAAGGTGCTACTAAATTTTTTGAGGTACAAGTAAAAAATGCCAAGACAAAAGAAGATGCTAAATTGATCTCAAGGTCCATAGCCAAGTCTAATCTAGTAAAAACAGCAATTCATGGAGAGGACGCTAATTGGGGAAGGGTGTTAGCGGCCGCTGGTTATTCAGGAGGAAACTTTGATCCCAATAGAGTAGATGTCTGGTTTCAAAGTTGTGTAGGAAAGATTCAACTTTGTCAAGATGGTCATTTTATTGAGTTTAACGAAATTAAAGCAAAAGAAATTCTCGGTGAGAAAGAATTGAAAATTATTGTAGATTTAAAAGATGGTGAAGAGAGTGCTATTTCTTGGGGATGTGATCTTAGTTACAAATATGTAGAAATAAATGGAGGGTACAGAACATGA
- the argB gene encoding acetylglutamate kinase, with protein sequence MIKAEKFSDEISKAEVLIEALPYIKKFAGSIAVIKFGGNAMKDPQIKSMIAKDIVLMKYVGLNPVIVHGGGPDINKMLASLNIETKFVNGLRVTDEKVMEIVEMVLVGKVNKEITSLINKIGGKAVGLSGKDANLLLAEKDLSQGDLGYVGKLINVNKEVILNLTEKDYIPVIAPCAIGKDWKTYNVNADIAAGKIASSLKADKFVLLTDVEGILKNKEDEESVISRLSYREAKDLLNSEFITGGMIPKLKCCIQALEGGVKRAHIIDGRIPHALLLEIYTDKGVGTMIAKEVYDNDNL encoded by the coding sequence ATGATAAAAGCTGAAAAGTTTTCCGATGAGATATCTAAAGCGGAAGTTTTGATCGAAGCTTTACCCTACATAAAAAAATTTGCAGGAAGTATTGCTGTTATTAAGTTTGGTGGTAACGCTATGAAAGACCCACAAATTAAATCGATGATCGCAAAAGATATCGTACTTATGAAATATGTTGGGTTGAATCCTGTTATCGTTCATGGAGGAGGACCAGATATCAATAAAATGCTTGCGAGTTTAAATATAGAAACAAAATTTGTAAATGGATTAAGGGTAACTGATGAAAAAGTTATGGAAATAGTAGAGATGGTGTTGGTTGGTAAGGTAAATAAAGAGATTACATCGTTGATAAATAAAATAGGGGGAAAGGCTGTTGGATTGAGTGGAAAAGACGCAAATTTATTGTTGGCAGAAAAAGATTTGTCCCAAGGGGATTTGGGTTATGTTGGTAAGTTAATAAATGTGAATAAAGAGGTAATTTTGAATTTAACTGAAAAAGATTATATCCCCGTAATCGCTCCTTGTGCAATTGGGAAAGATTGGAAAACTTATAACGTTAATGCCGACATAGCGGCAGGTAAAATTGCTTCCTCTTTGAAGGCGGATAAATTTGTTTTATTGACAGATGTAGAAGGCATCTTGAAAAACAAAGAAGATGAAGAAAGTGTAATTTCAAGACTGTCATATAGAGAAGCAAAAGATTTATTGAATTCTGAATTTATCACTGGTGGAATGATTCCTAAGTTAAAATGCTGCATCCAAGCGTTAGAAGGCGGAGTAAAAAGAGCACACATAATAGATGGAAGAATTCCCCATGCTTTACTTTTAGAAATATACACAGACAAAGGTGTGGGAACTATGATAGCGAAGGAGGTTTACGATAATGATAATCTCTGA
- a CDS encoding acetylornithine transaminase has protein sequence MIISEDKKYVMNTYSRFPITLVQGKGIKVWDENGKEYLDFVAGIAVNALGHSHPAVVESVKSQVDKLIHISNLYWNSNQIQLAKMICEKSFGKSAFFCNSGAEANEAAIKLARKYGNTKYNGRRYKIITAKNSFHGRTYGALTATAQPKYHKNFEPLLEGFESVEYNDINSLKSAIDENTCAVMLEVIQGEGGINEAKDEYLQQVRKLCDENDLLLIFDEVQTGIGRTGKLFAYEHSGVVPDVMTLAKALGGGFPIGVLVVNEKADVFTPGDHGSTFGGNPLACAVGMAVMKNVAQESFLNTVKENGEFFKSQLLAMKEKHSIIDKVKGKGLMIGVKLDIEEGSDIVKKAMEKGLLINLLNHNVLRFVPPLIITKEEIAKGMNILEEVFVEMGY, from the coding sequence ATGATAATCTCTGAAGATAAAAAGTATGTAATGAATACTTATTCAAGATTTCCTATAACTTTAGTTCAAGGGAAAGGTATAAAGGTTTGGGATGAAAACGGTAAAGAGTACTTAGATTTTGTAGCTGGGATCGCCGTTAATGCTTTGGGACATTCTCACCCTGCAGTTGTTGAATCGGTAAAATCTCAAGTTGACAAATTGATCCATATTTCTAACCTCTATTGGAATAGTAATCAAATACAGTTAGCCAAGATGATCTGTGAAAAATCGTTTGGGAAAAGTGCCTTTTTTTGCAACAGTGGAGCAGAGGCGAATGAAGCTGCGATTAAGTTAGCAAGAAAATATGGAAACACTAAGTACAATGGGCGAAGATACAAAATTATCACGGCAAAGAACTCATTTCATGGAAGAACCTACGGTGCATTGACGGCAACAGCCCAGCCAAAATATCACAAAAACTTCGAACCTCTATTGGAAGGATTTGAAAGTGTAGAGTACAACGATATAAATTCACTAAAGTCGGCCATTGATGAAAATACATGTGCTGTAATGTTAGAAGTTATTCAAGGTGAAGGGGGAATAAACGAAGCAAAAGATGAATATCTTCAACAAGTTAGAAAACTTTGTGATGAGAACGATCTTCTTTTAATTTTTGACGAAGTTCAAACAGGGATAGGAAGAACCGGAAAACTTTTTGCCTATGAACATTCTGGAGTGGTACCCGATGTGATGACCCTTGCGAAAGCCTTAGGTGGTGGTTTCCCCATCGGTGTGCTTGTTGTGAATGAAAAAGCTGACGTATTTACACCTGGGGATCATGGATCGACATTTGGTGGGAATCCATTAGCCTGTGCAGTTGGCATGGCTGTTATGAAAAACGTTGCACAAGAATCTTTTCTGAATACTGTGAAAGAAAATGGTGAATTTTTCAAAAGTCAATTATTAGCAATGAAGGAAAAACATTCGATAATTGATAAGGTTAAGGGAAAAGGTTTGATGATTGGAGTCAAGTTAGACATAGAAGAAGGCAGTGATATAGTAAAAAAAGCTATGGAAAAAGGACTTTTGATAAATCTTTTAAACCACAATGTTTTAAGATTCGTTCCTCCTCTTATAATCACAAAAGAGGAGATAGCCAAGGGTATGAATATTCTCGAAGAAGTTTTTGTAGAAATGGGGTATTAA
- the carA gene encoding glutamine-hydrolyzing carbamoyl-phosphate synthase small subunit: MKGFIKLNDSTIFEGEIISKKDFGQGEVVFNTSMTGYEESITDPSYAGEILVMTYPLIGNYGVNLENLQSKRPTIKGLIVKDYCQFPSHHTSQYSLLDYLNQHEVPILSKVDTRALTKKLRIEGSMNGVITTEEDFEVPTSNENLLDSVSTKEIYRIQGNGPKIALIDLGVKKNIVNQLKSKGYDLYVFPYNSSKNDVDKVQPDLVLFSNGPGDPKKAKEAILLAKGFIGEKPLFGICLGHQIISLALGFNTVKMKFGHRGTNHPVKNLLNNKCYITSQNHGYMVEKESVKNKNVIITYINLNDHSIEGIMHKKYPIFTVQFHPEGGPGVHDTTFIFKKIKDSIYRN, encoded by the coding sequence ATGAAAGGATTTATAAAGTTAAATGATTCTACCATTTTTGAAGGAGAAATTATAAGTAAAAAAGATTTTGGACAAGGCGAAGTTGTCTTTAACACGTCTATGACTGGATACGAAGAATCAATAACGGATCCGTCTTATGCAGGAGAAATACTGGTAATGACCTATCCATTGATCGGAAATTATGGTGTAAATTTAGAGAATTTACAGTCAAAAAGACCCACCATCAAAGGTTTGATAGTTAAAGATTACTGTCAATTTCCCTCTCATCACACATCTCAGTATTCACTTTTAGATTATTTAAACCAACATGAAGTGCCTATTTTAAGTAAAGTAGATACAAGGGCCCTTACGAAAAAGTTAAGGATAGAAGGTAGTATGAATGGTGTGATAACCACAGAGGAGGATTTTGAAGTTCCAACTTCCAATGAGAATTTACTTGATAGCGTTTCAACAAAGGAAATTTATAGAATTCAAGGGAACGGTCCAAAGATAGCCTTAATAGACTTGGGAGTTAAGAAAAATATAGTAAACCAGCTCAAATCTAAAGGTTACGATCTTTACGTTTTTCCATATAACAGTAGTAAAAATGATGTAGATAAAGTTCAACCAGATTTAGTATTATTCTCCAACGGCCCCGGTGATCCAAAAAAGGCAAAAGAAGCAATACTTTTAGCTAAGGGGTTTATAGGTGAGAAACCACTTTTTGGGATTTGTTTAGGTCATCAAATAATATCTTTGGCGTTGGGTTTTAATACTGTAAAAATGAAATTTGGTCATAGAGGTACCAACCATCCTGTGAAGAATTTATTGAATAATAAATGTTATATCACTTCTCAAAACCACGGTTATATGGTTGAAAAAGAGTCAGTGAAAAACAAAAATGTAATAATCACCTACATCAATTTAAACGATCATAGTATTGAGGGAATTATGCACAAGAAGTATCCCATTTTTACTGTTCAATTTCATCCAGAAGGTGGGCCTGGGGTTCACGATACAACTTTTATTTTTAAAAAAATTAAAGATTCAATCTATAGAAACTAA
- the carB gene encoding carbamoyl-phosphate synthase (glutamine-hydrolyzing) large subunit, whose translation MPKKREIKSVLVIGSGPIIIGQAAEFDYSGTQACKSLKEEGCKVILVNNNPATIMTDTEIADVVYMENLEMDTLISIIEKEKPDGILGTLGGQTGLNLIIKLKDSGIIDKYDIQELGTSVESIKIAESRELFKRKMQEIEEPIAESLTVSTVSEALNFASQVGYPLIIRPAYTLGGTGGGFAYTEQELIEFVENGLKKSMMKEVLIERSLLGWKEIEYELVRDSFDNCITVCNMENFDPVGIHTGDSIVVAPSQTLTDQEHQMLRDSSIKIIKALKIEGACNIQFALNPSNKEYRVIEVNPRLSRSSALASKATGYPIAKIATKIALGFSLDEIKNPVTGKTTAFFEPSLDYVVTKIPRWPFDKFYQADKKIGTQMKSTGETMALGRTFESSLLKAVRSLDMKIKGLRIKEVQKESDEELVEHLHIPNEKRLFHIAEALRRGYKVFDIHKLTYIDNWFLEKIKNIVDFENSIRFSQLNYDLLLKAKVLGFSDQEISELKGLPEDEVRELRKRYGITPSYKMVDTCAAEFDSVTQYLYSTYGEEDEIEVHKDIKKVIVIGGGPIRIGQGVEFDYCTVKALWALKEKGIKSIIINNNPETVSTDFDTGDRLYFEPLTQEDVLNIIEKEDPMGTMVMFGGQTALNLSEDLERRGIKILGTSYEDIDLCEDRKRFSLLLKKLGINHPRGGYVTSFDEAREIANRIGFPLLVRPSYVIGGQSIEKVNSEDELFEYLLHALDLSPNRPVLIDEYIEGIEAEVDAVSDGENVLIPGIMEHIEKAGIHSGDSFAVFPAKSLSELEEKEIVRYVEKISKAVNVKGLINIQFIVKEGKVYVIEVNPRASRTVPIISKVTGIPMIKLAVEIALGNNLKELGCYEPFYPKIPYTVVKAPIFSLEKLPGVEVALGAEMKSTGETLGIDFNYHNAMYKAFKSAHLDVPSTGNVLLSFPEKVVKGSKSFVKYLQSCGYELWGTTGTAEAFKLIDIKIKEIDHQKSLELVKKGYFSMVINLPTKGKNVSNFGFKLRRACLENSIPLFTALETAQKSIEATKNCKIGENNIQSLNEYVDYYHNLLKNLQISKRGESFMKTGEKVVLAYSGGLDTSVIIPWLKEKYDCEIIAVCIDVGQGEETHAIEKKALSSGASKVYVEDVVEEFVTDYIYPTLKAGAIYEGKYLLGTSFARPLMAKKLVEIAQKEGANVIAHGCTGKGNDQVRFEVSIKALDPSIKIIAPWRIWEIKSREEEIAYALKKGIPISITKEKIYSVDKNIWHISHEGGDLENPWNEPKPELFDMVTPPEKAPDVAEYVTIEFEKGIPVKINEEELSPVELIKKANEIASRNGVGIADIVENRLVGMKSRGVYETPGGTLLYTAHKELESLVLDKETSRFKDLVAQKYADLVYNGLWFSLLKESLDAFVDETQKVVTGVVKLKLYKGNIIIAGLSSPYSLYNEELATFGEDKIYDQKDAEGFINLFGLPLKMRAYQMKHFVENQKYNKTTVGGEQ comes from the coding sequence ATGCCAAAAAAACGCGAAATAAAAAGTGTTTTAGTGATAGGTTCTGGACCAATAATAATAGGTCAAGCTGCAGAATTCGATTATTCAGGAACCCAAGCTTGTAAATCTTTAAAAGAAGAAGGATGTAAAGTAATATTGGTAAACAACAATCCTGCAACTATTATGACTGATACAGAAATAGCAGATGTAGTTTATATGGAAAACCTTGAAATGGATACTTTAATTTCCATTATAGAGAAAGAAAAACCCGATGGGATTTTAGGAACATTGGGAGGACAAACAGGCTTAAATCTAATTATCAAACTAAAAGATAGTGGAATTATCGATAAGTACGATATTCAAGAATTGGGAACGTCAGTTGAATCCATAAAAATAGCAGAAAGTAGAGAATTATTTAAAAGAAAAATGCAAGAAATTGAAGAACCTATCGCTGAAAGCCTCACTGTGTCAACAGTATCCGAAGCCCTAAATTTTGCTAGCCAAGTTGGGTATCCTTTGATAATACGCCCAGCATACACTTTAGGAGGAACAGGCGGTGGATTCGCTTACACCGAACAAGAGTTAATCGAATTTGTAGAGAATGGGCTGAAAAAGAGTATGATGAAAGAAGTCTTAATAGAAAGATCGTTATTGGGTTGGAAAGAGATCGAATACGAGTTAGTTAGAGATTCTTTTGATAATTGCATCACCGTATGTAATATGGAAAATTTTGATCCTGTTGGAATTCACACTGGAGATAGTATAGTTGTGGCACCTTCTCAAACGTTGACAGATCAAGAACATCAAATGTTAAGGGACTCATCCATTAAGATAATAAAAGCTTTAAAGATAGAAGGTGCCTGCAATATTCAGTTTGCCCTCAATCCTTCTAACAAAGAATATCGAGTTATTGAAGTGAATCCTCGTTTGAGTAGATCCAGTGCCTTAGCGTCCAAAGCAACCGGGTATCCGATAGCAAAAATTGCTACGAAAATCGCGTTAGGATTTTCTTTGGATGAAATAAAAAATCCGGTTACGGGAAAAACAACAGCTTTTTTTGAACCATCTTTAGATTATGTTGTAACAAAGATTCCACGATGGCCTTTTGATAAGTTTTATCAAGCTGATAAAAAAATAGGTACACAAATGAAATCCACCGGGGAAACGATGGCACTTGGACGTACCTTTGAAAGTTCTTTGTTAAAAGCAGTTCGCTCCCTTGATATGAAAATTAAAGGCTTGAGAATTAAAGAAGTGCAAAAAGAGAGCGATGAAGAATTAGTAGAACATTTACACATCCCAAACGAAAAAAGATTATTTCATATTGCCGAAGCACTTAGAAGAGGTTATAAGGTTTTTGATATTCATAAATTAACTTATATAGATAACTGGTTTTTAGAAAAAATAAAAAACATCGTCGATTTTGAAAATAGTATTAGATTTTCCCAATTGAATTACGACCTTTTACTTAAAGCAAAGGTTCTTGGCTTTTCAGATCAAGAAATATCTGAATTAAAAGGTTTACCAGAAGATGAAGTTAGAGAATTGAGAAAACGCTATGGTATTACCCCATCATACAAAATGGTTGACACATGTGCAGCGGAGTTTGATTCAGTAACACAATATCTCTACTCAACTTATGGTGAAGAGGACGAAATAGAAGTTCACAAGGACATAAAAAAAGTCATTGTGATAGGTGGAGGCCCAATAAGAATCGGACAGGGCGTAGAGTTTGATTATTGTACAGTTAAAGCTCTATGGGCATTAAAAGAAAAAGGTATCAAATCAATCATCATAAACAATAATCCTGAAACCGTCAGTACAGATTTTGATACAGGTGATAGATTGTACTTCGAACCCCTTACTCAAGAAGATGTTTTGAATATCATAGAAAAAGAAGATCCAATGGGAACAATGGTCATGTTTGGAGGGCAAACTGCTTTGAATCTAAGCGAAGATCTCGAAAGACGTGGAATCAAAATTTTGGGAACTTCATATGAGGATATTGACTTGTGTGAAGATAGAAAACGATTTTCGCTGTTGTTGAAAAAGTTAGGGATCAACCATCCCCGTGGTGGGTACGTTACTTCATTTGATGAAGCTAGAGAAATTGCTAACCGTATAGGGTTTCCTCTTTTAGTTAGACCCTCTTATGTGATAGGAGGACAATCTATTGAAAAGGTTAATTCCGAAGATGAATTATTTGAGTATTTATTACATGCTTTAGACTTATCACCCAATAGACCAGTTCTAATAGATGAATATATAGAAGGGATAGAAGCTGAAGTTGATGCAGTCTCTGATGGAGAAAATGTATTAATTCCTGGAATAATGGAACATATTGAAAAAGCGGGAATTCATTCAGGTGATAGTTTTGCTGTATTTCCTGCCAAAAGCTTGTCTGAATTAGAAGAGAAAGAAATTGTGAGATACGTTGAAAAAATATCAAAAGCGGTGAACGTTAAAGGTTTAATAAACATTCAATTTATCGTGAAAGAGGGAAAAGTTTACGTTATAGAAGTGAATCCTAGGGCTTCAAGGACAGTTCCAATAATCAGTAAAGTAACGGGAATCCCTATGATAAAACTCGCGGTTGAAATTGCATTAGGTAATAACTTGAAAGAACTTGGGTGTTATGAACCTTTTTATCCGAAAATCCCATATACGGTGGTTAAAGCACCAATATTTTCATTAGAGAAATTGCCAGGTGTTGAAGTTGCATTAGGCGCAGAAATGAAATCCACAGGGGAAACTCTTGGCATCGATTTCAATTATCATAATGCGATGTATAAAGCTTTTAAAAGCGCTCATTTGGATGTTCCTTCTACAGGTAATGTACTATTATCATTTCCAGAAAAAGTAGTAAAGGGGAGTAAAAGTTTTGTTAAATATCTTCAAAGCTGTGGATACGAATTGTGGGGAACCACCGGGACAGCAGAAGCTTTTAAATTGATAGATATTAAAATAAAAGAGATAGATCATCAAAAATCATTAGAGTTAGTAAAGAAAGGTTATTTTTCAATGGTTATTAATTTACCTACAAAAGGGAAGAACGTATCCAACTTTGGATTCAAGTTAAGAAGAGCATGCTTAGAAAACAGCATTCCGTTATTTACAGCATTGGAAACAGCTCAAAAATCAATTGAAGCAACAAAGAATTGCAAAATTGGGGAAAATAATATACAGTCCTTGAACGAATATGTAGATTATTATCATAATCTACTAAAAAATCTACAAATATCAAAAAGAGGTGAATCATTTATGAAAACCGGGGAAAAGGTAGTATTGGCATATTCAGGAGGGTTAGATACATCTGTAATCATACCATGGCTAAAAGAAAAGTATGATTGTGAAATTATTGCGGTATGTATCGATGTAGGTCAAGGAGAGGAAACTCATGCTATCGAAAAAAAGGCTCTTTCAAGTGGTGCAAGTAAGGTTTATGTAGAAGATGTTGTGGAAGAATTTGTAACCGATTATATTTATCCAACCTTAAAAGCTGGAGCAATCTACGAGGGTAAATACTTATTGGGAACATCCTTTGCAAGACCTCTAATGGCAAAAAAACTAGTTGAGATTGCCCAAAAAGAAGGTGCAAATGTTATTGCTCATGGTTGTACAGGTAAAGGTAATGATCAAGTAAGATTTGAAGTATCTATTAAGGCATTAGATCCTTCTATAAAAATTATTGCTCCTTGGAGAATATGGGAAATTAAGTCTAGGGAGGAAGAAATTGCCTATGCCCTAAAGAAGGGAATTCCAATATCTATAACCAAAGAAAAAATATACAGTGTAGATAAAAATATATGGCATATAAGCCATGAAGGAGGAGATTTAGAGAATCCATGGAATGAACCTAAACCTGAGTTATTCGATATGGTTACTCCACCTGAAAAAGCACCCGATGTTGCTGAATATGTAACCATAGAATTTGAAAAAGGGATTCCAGTGAAGATAAACGAAGAAGAACTTTCGCCCGTAGAGTTGATAAAAAAAGCCAATGAAATTGCATCAAGAAATGGTGTGGGGATTGCAGATATCGTAGAAAATCGATTAGTTGGAATGAAATCAAGAGGTGTGTATGAAACTCCAGGTGGAACATTACTATATACTGCACATAAAGAACTGGAAAGCTTGGTACTTGACAAAGAAACGTCAAGATTCAAAGATTTAGTGGCACAAAAGTATGCGGATCTTGTTTATAATGGATTGTGGTTCTCTCTGTTGAAAGAAAGTTTAGATGCTTTTGTTGATGAAACGCAGAAGGTTGTTACCGGTGTTGTGAAATTGAAACTTTACAAAGGGAACATTATAATTGCAGGATTAAGTTCACCATATTCCTTATACAACGAAGAGTTAGCTACATTTGGAGAAGATAAGATTTATGATCAAAAGGATGCAGAAGGTTTTATAAACTTGTTTGGACTACCTTTGAAGATGAGAGCTTATCAGATGAAGCATTTTGTTGAAAATCAAAAATATAACAAAACGACTGTAGGAGGAGAACAATGA
- the argH gene encoding argininosuccinate lyase, translated as MKLWGGRFKEKIAEDMEIFNSSINVDIRLLPYDIEASLAHAKGLKKAKIITDEEFEQIERALREIKEEKFEEIPIVEDVHTLVEQMLVEKIGDVGKKIHTARSRNDQIATDERLYLRNEILKIIDLLGQLNAVLLELSKKYKNKIMPGYTHMQRAQPITFSHHLLAYMEMFKRDIERLKDSLKRVNVLVLGSGALAGTSYDIDRMYVASLLDFKEVSLNSIDGVSDRDFIIEFLSIASLIMMHLSRFSEEVVLWSTQEFNFVELSDQYSTGSSIMPQKKNPDSAELIRGKTGRVYGNLFALLTTMKGLPLAYNKDMQEDKEPLFDTVDTLKGCLKVFIGLLGTIRVNEKKMEEAVKFGYLNATDLADYLVKKGIPFRTAHDIVGKLVAYAITKNVSLEELNISEFRNFCQLIDEDVYEFLDLKNILKRRKTIGAARWEEDV; from the coding sequence ATGAAATTGTGGGGTGGTCGGTTTAAAGAAAAAATTGCAGAAGATATGGAAATTTTTAATTCATCGATAAATGTCGATATCAGATTATTGCCCTACGATATAGAAGCTTCTTTAGCCCATGCGAAAGGGTTGAAAAAGGCAAAAATAATTACTGACGAAGAGTTTGAACAAATTGAAAGAGCGTTAAGAGAAATAAAAGAAGAAAAGTTTGAAGAGATTCCAATAGTAGAAGATGTGCACACATTGGTAGAGCAAATGTTGGTTGAAAAGATAGGAGACGTTGGCAAAAAAATTCACACAGCAAGAAGTAGGAACGACCAAATAGCAACAGATGAAAGATTGTATTTACGAAATGAAATATTAAAAATTATAGATTTATTAGGCCAATTAAACGCTGTTTTATTGGAACTTTCCAAAAAGTACAAAAACAAAATTATGCCCGGTTACACACATATGCAAAGAGCTCAACCTATCACATTTTCACATCATTTATTAGCTTACATGGAGATGTTTAAAAGGGATATAGAACGGTTGAAAGATTCTTTAAAAAGAGTGAATGTTTTGGTTTTAGGTTCAGGAGCTTTAGCTGGAACATCATACGATATAGATAGAATGTATGTGGCTTCATTGTTAGACTTTAAAGAGGTTTCACTAAACAGTATTGACGGAGTAAGCGATAGGGATTTTATCATTGAATTCTTATCAATAGCTTCCCTGATAATGATGCATTTGAGTAGATTTTCTGAGGAAGTAGTACTTTGGTCTACCCAAGAGTTCAATTTTGTGGAATTAAGTGACCAATATTCGACTGGAAGTAGTATAATGCCACAAAAGAAAAATCCAGACTCCGCTGAATTAATCAGGGGTAAAACAGGTAGGGTATATGGAAATTTGTTTGCCCTTTTAACAACTATGAAAGGCTTACCCCTAGCATATAACAAAGATATGCAAGAAGATAAAGAACCTCTGTTTGATACCGTTGATACATTAAAAGGTTGTTTAAAGGTATTTATTGGTTTGTTGGGAACGATACGTGTGAACGAAAAAAAGATGGAAGAGGCGGTAAAATTTGGCTATCTCAATGCAACGGATCTGGCAGATTATTTGGTCAAAAAAGGGATCCCTTTCAGAACCGCTCACGATATAGTTGGAAAATTAGTTGCATATGCTATAACAAAAAATGTCTCTTTAGAAGAGCTTAATATTTCTGAATTTAGAAATTTTTGTCAGCTGATAGATGAGGATGTGTATGAATTTTTAGATCTAAAAAATATTCTAAAACGCCGTAAAACAATAGGGGCAGCAAGATGGGAGGAAGATGTATGA